Proteins encoded within one genomic window of Oscarella lobularis chromosome 6, ooOscLobu1.1, whole genome shotgun sequence:
- the LOC136187992 gene encoding uncharacterized protein isoform X1: protein MTETGSKRGDRDERRGRCTIAIVLLLNLSRFIKFTVGAVYFRGSVRAESILIGMGGTRTRPRDAREKRNKQARRRRNIKGSTVHRNGRNEDKSKGREGEGGTSNQEDEGISRDRRHVMEMWKSVRKKAMNKGREWEGRKSDQEEGRLSRDQRYA from the exons ATGACTGAAACCGGCTCAAAACGGGGCGACCGCGATGAAAGGAGGGGAAGATGTACAATCGCGATAG TATTGCTGTTAAATCTCTCCCGGTTCATCAAATTTACCGTCGGGGCCGTCTATTTTAGGGGCAGTGTTAGGGCAGAGTCAATACTCATAG GAATGGGAGGAACGAGGACAAGACcaagggacgcgagggagaagaggaacaagcaagcaaggagaaggaggaatatcaagggatcgacG GTGCATAGGAATGGGAGGAACGAGGACAagagcaagggacgcgagggagaaggaggaaCAAGCAAtcaagaagatgaaggaatatcaagggatcgacGGCATGTGATggag atGTGGAAGagtgtaaggaagaaggcTATGAacaagggacgcgagtgggAAGGACGGAAAAGTGATCAGGAGGAAGGACGACTATCGAGGGATCAAAGGTAtgcttag
- the LOC136187911 gene encoding disks large-associated protein 5-like isoform X2, which translates to MDRNCQRAYKARGLSAEDRRFRKHEEEHDRRRHDALNARRNRVPKRGPKRHIATRPTTQDEGKSMSERMQEFKKRKELLKRQEAMKKKPFVLVSKTNTIPERLEPVKKMGFTSATVESRKQAISLTNKPAMPAPKKQIKTTPTETKKLMTPKSKTGSSFEFGKGFSPFGVLFAAPPLPSAASPVKELETVTETETETETETEEESPTTKLAGFNHFRQIIRKKADEIDVACTTWSNYLETDIPEQGCKMIRAAVGKAQLLLQKKFTFFEKLCDDAENVDIDKEVTLDDVQGYWDMIEGQIEDIDKQFAKIQKTQLNGWEREMTPVRQKKVKKTRKKTPCPIRRSTRLHSRLLSAKKKMLAMKEEASSGDVVIFAQKAHTDDSAAAAAAAVAPMPVENDLKTPPPTLSSDDDDEGRTPPPPKWPSSGKSKSKRRSQRQLIIRQKLLEKTPLSLKFERARLSLQSSTSKKRLSRSHQKKGSTAKQRVLFDEDEQTMDATSPIEEDEPAVLQQSYLMPTSTGGNIESDSLEEEEEEENGIDSLKSDVLYTSSPVEANDEG; encoded by the exons ATGGATCGCAACTGTCAGCGAGCGTACAAAGCGCGAGGACTTTCTGCCGAGGACCGCCGCTTTCGAAAACACGAAGAGGAACacgatcggcgacgtcacgacgCTCTGAACGCGCGACGAAACCGCGTTCCGAAGAGGGGGCCGAAACGGCACATCGCAACGA GACCGACGACCCAGGACGAGGGAAAATCGATGAGCGAACGGATGCAGGAATTCAAGAAGCGAAAAGAGCTGTTGAAACGACAGGAGgcgatgaagaaaaagccgttcgtcctcgtctcgaagacgaatACGATTCCAGAAAGACTGGAACCCGTCAAGAAAATGGG attcacCTCAGCGACGGTGGAGAGCAGAAAACAGGCGATAAGCCTCACAAACAA ACCTGCCATGCCGGCTcctaagaaacaaattaaAACTACACCTACTGAAACAAAG AAGTTGATGACGCCAAAAAGTAAAACCGGGTCGTCGTTTGAATTCGGAAAAGGATTTTCGCCTTTTGGTGTGTTATTCGCGGCACCTCCTCTCCCTTCCGCCGCTTCACCCGTGAAAGAACTGGAAACGGTGACAGAGACGGAGACAGAGacggaaacggaaacggAAGAGGAATCTCCTACTACTAAACTTGCTGGCTTCAACCATTTCCGACAAATCATTCGCAAAAAGGCGGATGAAATTGACGTTGCTTGCACGACGTGGTCGAACTACTTAGAGACAGATATCCCAGAGCaag GCTGCAAAATGATTCGGGCTGCTGTCGGAAAAGCGCAGCTTCTGCTTCAAAAGAAGTTCACGTTTTTCGAAAAACTCTGTGATGACGCAGAG AATGTCGACATTGATAAGGAAGTGACTCTCGACGATGTCCAGGGCTATTGGGACATGATCGAGGGCCAAATTGAAGACATCGACAAGCAGTTTGCAAAGATCCAGAAGACGCAGCTCAACGGCTGGGAGAGGGAGATGACTCCTGTTCGTCAAAAGAAAGTCAAGAAGACAAGGAAG AAAACACCGTGTCCGATCAGGCGAAGCACAAGACTTCATTCACGATTGCTATCGGCTAAGAAGAAGATGTTAGCCATGAAAGAAGAGGCTTCCTCTGGTGATGTTGTC ATTTTTGCTCAGAAAGCTCATACAGATGattctgcagcagcagcagcagcagcagtggCGCCAATGCCAGttgaaaacgatttgaagaCTCCACCACCTACA TTGAgcagcgatgacgacgacgagggccGAACTCCTCCGCCACCGAAGTGGCCGTCTAGCGGAAAATCCAAGAGTAAGAGACGAAGTCAGAGGCAACTAATTATCAGG CAAAAACTGCTTGAAAAGACTCCCTTGTCATTGAAATTTGAG CGTGCAAGGCTGTCCCTTCAATCGTCAACT TCAAAGAAGAGACTTTCCCGCAGTCATCAGAAGAAGGGCTCGACAGCTAAGCAGCGCGTTTTATTTGACGAAGATGAGCAGACGATGGATGCA ACTTCGCCGATAGAGGAAGATGAGCCAGCTGTTCTACAGCAATCCTACTTGATGCCGACGTCCACCGGAGGAAATATTGAGTCCGACTCTctggaagaagaggaggaagaggagaacgGGATTGATTCACTTAAATCTGATGTGCTTTACACCTCGTCGCCAGTCGAGGCGAACGACGAGGGCTAA
- the LOC136187911 gene encoding disks large-associated protein 5-like isoform X1, which yields MDRNCQRAYKARGLSAEDRRFRKHEEEHDRRRHDALNARRNRVPKRGPKRHIATRPTTQDEGKSMSERMQEFKKRKELLKRQEAMKKKPFVLVSKTNTIPERLEPVKKMGFTSATVESRKQAISLTNKPAMPAPKKQIKTTPTETKKLMTPKSKTGSSFEFGKGFSPFGVLFAAPPLPSAASPVKELETVTETETETETETEEESPTTKLAGFNHFRQIIRKKADEIDVACTTWSNYLETDIPEQGCKMIRAAVGKAQLLLQKKFTFFEKLCDDAERFIFVFKNVDIDKEVTLDDVQGYWDMIEGQIEDIDKQFAKIQKTQLNGWEREMTPVRQKKVKKTRKKTPCPIRRSTRLHSRLLSAKKKMLAMKEEASSGDVVIFAQKAHTDDSAAAAAAAVAPMPVENDLKTPPPTLSSDDDDEGRTPPPPKWPSSGKSKSKRRSQRQLIIRQKLLEKTPLSLKFERARLSLQSSTSKKRLSRSHQKKGSTAKQRVLFDEDEQTMDATSPIEEDEPAVLQQSYLMPTSTGGNIESDSLEEEEEEENGIDSLKSDVLYTSSPVEANDEG from the exons ATGGATCGCAACTGTCAGCGAGCGTACAAAGCGCGAGGACTTTCTGCCGAGGACCGCCGCTTTCGAAAACACGAAGAGGAACacgatcggcgacgtcacgacgCTCTGAACGCGCGACGAAACCGCGTTCCGAAGAGGGGGCCGAAACGGCACATCGCAACGA GACCGACGACCCAGGACGAGGGAAAATCGATGAGCGAACGGATGCAGGAATTCAAGAAGCGAAAAGAGCTGTTGAAACGACAGGAGgcgatgaagaaaaagccgttcgtcctcgtctcgaagacgaatACGATTCCAGAAAGACTGGAACCCGTCAAGAAAATGGG attcacCTCAGCGACGGTGGAGAGCAGAAAACAGGCGATAAGCCTCACAAACAA ACCTGCCATGCCGGCTcctaagaaacaaattaaAACTACACCTACTGAAACAAAG AAGTTGATGACGCCAAAAAGTAAAACCGGGTCGTCGTTTGAATTCGGAAAAGGATTTTCGCCTTTTGGTGTGTTATTCGCGGCACCTCCTCTCCCTTCCGCCGCTTCACCCGTGAAAGAACTGGAAACGGTGACAGAGACGGAGACAGAGacggaaacggaaacggAAGAGGAATCTCCTACTACTAAACTTGCTGGCTTCAACCATTTCCGACAAATCATTCGCAAAAAGGCGGATGAAATTGACGTTGCTTGCACGACGTGGTCGAACTACTTAGAGACAGATATCCCAGAGCaag GCTGCAAAATGATTCGGGCTGCTGTCGGAAAAGCGCAGCTTCTGCTTCAAAAGAAGTTCACGTTTTTCGAAAAACTCTGTGATGACGCAGAG cgtttcatttttgttttcAAGAATGTCGACATTGATAAGGAAGTGACTCTCGACGATGTCCAGGGCTATTGGGACATGATCGAGGGCCAAATTGAAGACATCGACAAGCAGTTTGCAAAGATCCAGAAGACGCAGCTCAACGGCTGGGAGAGGGAGATGACTCCTGTTCGTCAAAAGAAAGTCAAGAAGACAAGGAAG AAAACACCGTGTCCGATCAGGCGAAGCACAAGACTTCATTCACGATTGCTATCGGCTAAGAAGAAGATGTTAGCCATGAAAGAAGAGGCTTCCTCTGGTGATGTTGTC ATTTTTGCTCAGAAAGCTCATACAGATGattctgcagcagcagcagcagcagcagtggCGCCAATGCCAGttgaaaacgatttgaagaCTCCACCACCTACA TTGAgcagcgatgacgacgacgagggccGAACTCCTCCGCCACCGAAGTGGCCGTCTAGCGGAAAATCCAAGAGTAAGAGACGAAGTCAGAGGCAACTAATTATCAGG CAAAAACTGCTTGAAAAGACTCCCTTGTCATTGAAATTTGAG CGTGCAAGGCTGTCCCTTCAATCGTCAACT TCAAAGAAGAGACTTTCCCGCAGTCATCAGAAGAAGGGCTCGACAGCTAAGCAGCGCGTTTTATTTGACGAAGATGAGCAGACGATGGATGCA ACTTCGCCGATAGAGGAAGATGAGCCAGCTGTTCTACAGCAATCCTACTTGATGCCGACGTCCACCGGAGGAAATATTGAGTCCGACTCTctggaagaagaggaggaagaggagaacgGGATTGATTCACTTAAATCTGATGTGCTTTACACCTCGTCGCCAGTCGAGGCGAACGACGAGGGCTAA
- the LOC136187992 gene encoding octapeptide-repeat protein T2-like isoform X2 produces the protein MTETGSKRGDRDERRGRCTIAIVLLLNLSRFIKFTVGAVYFRGSVRAESILIGMGGTRTRPRDAREKRNKQARRRRNIKGSTVHRNGRNEDKSKGREGEGGTSNQEDEGISRDRRHMWKSVRKKAMNKGREWEGRKSDQEEGRLSRDQRYA, from the exons ATGACTGAAACCGGCTCAAAACGGGGCGACCGCGATGAAAGGAGGGGAAGATGTACAATCGCGATAG TATTGCTGTTAAATCTCTCCCGGTTCATCAAATTTACCGTCGGGGCCGTCTATTTTAGGGGCAGTGTTAGGGCAGAGTCAATACTCATAG GAATGGGAGGAACGAGGACAAGACcaagggacgcgagggagaagaggaacaagcaagcaaggagaaggaggaatatcaagggatcgacG GTGCATAGGAATGGGAGGAACGAGGACAagagcaagggacgcgagggagaaggaggaaCAAGCAAtcaagaagatgaaggaatatcaagggatcgacGGCAT atGTGGAAGagtgtaaggaagaaggcTATGAacaagggacgcgagtgggAAGGACGGAAAAGTGATCAGGAGGAAGGACGACTATCGAGGGATCAAAGGTAtgcttag
- the LOC136187992 gene encoding uncharacterized protein isoform X3 produces MTETGSKRGDRDERRGRCTIAIVLLLNLSRFIKFTVGAVYFRGSVRAESILIGMGGTRTRPRDAREKRNKQARRRRNIKGSTVHRNGRNEDKSKGREGEGGTSNQEDEGISRDRRCGRV; encoded by the exons ATGACTGAAACCGGCTCAAAACGGGGCGACCGCGATGAAAGGAGGGGAAGATGTACAATCGCGATAG TATTGCTGTTAAATCTCTCCCGGTTCATCAAATTTACCGTCGGGGCCGTCTATTTTAGGGGCAGTGTTAGGGCAGAGTCAATACTCATAG GAATGGGAGGAACGAGGACAAGACcaagggacgcgagggagaagaggaacaagcaagcaaggagaaggaggaatatcaagggatcgacG GTGCATAGGAATGGGAGGAACGAGGACAagagcaagggacgcgagggagaaggaggaaCAAGCAAtcaagaagatgaaggaatatcaagggatcgacG atGTGGAAGagtgtaa